GGACTCCTTCATAGCCAATGATATTGGCAATAAAATCATAAAAATAGCCATCTTCACGGCCGCTGTAGAAAAAAACTGCGCGATTTTCGAGCAGATACCTATATTTCAATTCCTTCAATAATCGTGTTTTTCCGATGCCAACATCCCCAATTACCACCACTGTCTCGCCTTTCATCCTCAATAATTTATCCATTATCTCCGGTATTTCAACAAATCCGGTCGGAGGTAACTGAACTTCGTAAACCGGCATTGCGGATTCCTCTGGAGGAAGGAATTTCCAGAACAACTCATATAGTTCAATTGCAGTGGGGCGCAAACTTGGTTCTTCACAAAGAAGGTGTTGGAGAGTATCGTTTAACAACTCTGGAACATTTTTCAACGGTTGGTATGGAAAAGTTGGTAATCTTCCGGAGAAAATTTCATATATAATTACTCCCAACGAATACAAATCACTCCGCTGATCAAAACCAATTCCTTTGAGAATCTCGGGCGCAACATAACCGAAGGTTCCACCCGCCTTAATTTGGTGCGTCGTAATGCCGGCAAAACCAAAATCAATCAACACAACCTTCTTAGTCGCGGGATTATAGATGATATGCTCGGGTTTCAAATCACAATGGACAAATCCTTTATTATGGAATGCTGATAAAGCATCAAGCACCTGAATAATTGCCCTTACGAATTCTTCGTTAAAATCCTTAAAATGTTCATGGAGTGGTTTACCTGGAATGTATTCCATGGTAAAATATGCCAATCCCTCTTCGGTCAGATCATACTCATAGACATTCACAATATTGGGATGCCGAAAATGAGCAAGAATCTGAAATTCACGACAAATGAATTGGTTTAATTCCGGGGTTTTATTTTTTGCAATTTTTAAAATCAAATCATTGCCTTTATCTTTTACCCAATACACCAAGGCATAATTACCGCTCTCCAGGAGTTTGATTATTTCATATCTTCGGAGTCTTTTTAAGTCTTCTACCATGCAAAATAAGTCTAATTCATTTTGAGGTCTTTGTCAACAATCTCCAAAAAAAAGACAGGGCATTGTTGCCCTGCCTTTTTTAAAAATAAATTTCAGACTATTCCACGCTGAGGATTTTGAATTCAATCCGTCGGTTGAGGTCTCTTCCGGACTTAGTCCGGTTATCGGCAATAGGCTGGGTCTCACCATAACCCCGAACTTCAAGGCGCGATGGATCGATATTGTGGTAGCGCACAAGATATTCCTTTACGGCGTTTGCCCGTTCGTAAGAAAGTTTCATATTATAAGAGTCGGAACCGATGCTATCAGTATGTCCGCCTATCTCCACCCGCATCTTTGGTTTCGCAAGCAAGACCTTTGCCGCATCATCGAGCACTGGATAGGATTCCGGTTTGATAACCGCAGAATTGAAATCAAAGTAGATCCCCCGCAGGATTATCTTTTCACCTACCTTGGGAACCTTTCTCAAGGCAAAATTCTGGACCTTCGTCTCATCCTTGGCGATAACTACTGGGGTGGTCTCTGTAATATAATCCTGGGCCTCAACTTTTAAGACATAGGTGCCAGGTGCCAGGGTAACCTTGTATATCCCTGTCGTTGGGTCTGTAGAGGTGGCAGGAATATTAGCATCCACAAACGAAATCTGCGCCAGAATCGGTTTTTCATCATCTTTGTCAACAACCTTTCCCACAATGGTCCCTTGGGCAAGACTAATTTTATTCAATGCCACATCGATTACCTTAGTATCCCCTTCCTGCAATGTTACAATCTTCTCATCAAACTGATAACCAGTGGCTTCCACATGAATCCGGAAGGTACCGGGGACGAGGACTGCTGAATACATGCCGGAGGTATCAGAAGTTATGGATGGGAATTGGGTCTGTGGAAAGGTAATAGTGGCAACGATGGGCTGTTTGGTTTCGGCATCAAATATCTTCCCAATGACTTTGGCGACTTCTTTCTTGTTGAGAGCAAAATCAAGAATAATCTGGTCGCCATCTTTCAATACCACACCCTGTTCTTTCCAACGATACCCTTCGGACTCTACATGAATTCGATAACTCCCGGGTGAGAAGGATGTCTCGTAGGTTCCGTTTGCTGAAGTCTGAATTGCCTGTTTCTCAGCACCGGGGAAGGTAATTGTAGCAATAAGTGGTTCGCCAGTCTTGGCATCGTAGATTCTACCAGAGACCTTGGCAATCGGGATATGAACTTCAACCTTCTTTATCAAATCCGCACCTCCCGAAATATTGAAAAACGCCTTCCACCAGAAATCAGGATTGCGTTCCGGATTCAATATCCCCAGTTCACAACCTAAGTCAAAACTCACGCTCCGCGCCCCGAAAC
The nucleotide sequence above comes from candidate division WOR-3 bacterium. Encoded proteins:
- a CDS encoding carboxypeptidase regulatory-like domain-containing protein, producing the protein MRKLGLILVLLPGLFIAQEISVYGNRGMFKLQYAQPHNMGFLSFHLSPEERYEAIDTIQWGMGVTDRKHFFKVSTGISYSIIDYLEMRFRITPFMKWFEMSNYPQERGDPYPVIGIETIEVGGKIGYPIFVDKETPILYAFGIHGAVNFGPGLSREYFSNAYNNDKRFYSDSFPEKYPLGGTPYPPQFPPHIPHDPDYIATGLFDFRIGPFAVHLNGGYLYTGRDIKPDYVADADFYPRPNYVLHGGGIELIPSEDVRLLFESFGYFDMDNSIESLWVTPGLRFGARSVSFDLGCELGILNPERNPDFWWKAFFNISGGADLIKKVEVHIPIAKVSGRIYDAKTGEPLIATITFPGAEKQAIQTSANGTYETSFSPGSYRIHVESEGYRWKEQGVVLKDGDQIILDFALNKKEVAKVIGKIFDAETKQPIVATITFPQTQFPSITSDTSGMYSAVLVPGTFRIHVEATGYQFDEKIVTLQEGDTKVIDVALNKISLAQGTIVGKVVDKDDEKPILAQISFVDANIPATSTDPTTGIYKVTLAPGTYVLKVEAQDYITETTPVVIAKDETKVQNFALRKVPKVGEKIILRGIYFDFNSAVIKPESYPVLDDAAKVLLAKPKMRVEIGGHTDSIGSDSYNMKLSYERANAVKEYLVRYHNIDPSRLEVRGYGETQPIADNRTKSGRDLNRRIEFKILSVE